In the genome of Hirundo rustica isolate bHirRus1 chromosome 16, bHirRus1.pri.v3, whole genome shotgun sequence, the window GCTGACTACCAATGGAAATGGGAATGGtgcatccctgtccccagagagAGGCTGCACAGGTGCATAACCAGCTGCCCACTGGAGAAGCAGGAGCCTTAACACCCTGCTTAAGATAGCTCTGAACCTTTGTCCACCCCTTGCCCCCCTCCCCGGCTGTTCCTCCTCGGCGATCGCGTTCACCCCCGCCCCTTCCTCCCGCCGCGCCTCCGCCACCCCGCGTGCCTCGCAGGCCGCCAGCCGCCGCACGGCTTTGCCCGGGAGCCCGAGCCCGCCGGGCACCGATCCCTGCCCGTTGCGCCGGTTGTGCAATAGCGGCGGGCTGGGGGTGCGGGACGCGCTCCGCCCGGGCGGGATCTTTGGCGGGCTCGCTCCGGGGAGCGCTGCCCTCatcccgcccggccccgctggccGGGAGCCGCCGGGACTTGTAGTGCGTGCGGAGCCCGGCCGGAGGGGCAGCCCCCGGCGCCCGGGGAGtgcggggcgggcccggggaCCCCCGGGCGGGGCCGGACTACGCGCCCCGAGCTCCCCtgcgcggcgcggcggggcggggccgagcGGCCCTAcaaaggcggcggcggcggcggggcggccgctACTCACCGGCAccggcgggcgggcgcggggccgcgctccggctccggctccaGGCGCGGCCATGAGGCGGCTGTAGGGCCCCGGGacccgccgccgctccgctgCCTTCGGCCGCCgcggggtggggtggggggggggcgCGGCTCTGCTCGGGGTGGATGCCGGCCGGGGCCGGCCGCTCCCGGCACCATGCACACCGTGCAGAAGGACACCACCTTCACCAAGATCTTCGTCGGGGGGCTGCCCTACCACACCACCGACTCCTCCCTCAGGAAGTACTTCGAGGTCTTCGGGGACATCGAGGAGGCGGTGGTGATCACGGACCGGCAGACCGGCAAATCCCGAGGATACGGCTTTGTAAGTGCCGCTCCGCCGCGGGACGGgcgccggcgctgcccccgctgccccccgTGCGCCGGGGAAGGCGCTGCCGAGCTCCCGGTGTAGTGACAGACTCCCGGTGTAGTGACAGACTCCCGGTGTAGTGACAGTCTCCCGGTGTAGTGCCGAGCTCCCGGTGTAGTGACAGACTCCCGGTGTGGCCGGGCGGACTCCCCGGTGCCGGGTGCTGCGGAGCCGCCGCCCGTCCCGTCGCTGCCGCGGAGCTTGCGGGAACGAGGGGCTCGGTCAGGAcaaaggctgggctgggggcccGTTTGGAGCTCCCTCCGTGCTGGCCGAAGCCGTGCCGCTCGTCTCAGCACCTGTTGCCCCCTCCCGATGTCCGTGCGGGGCTCAGCGCGGTCCCCGCATCCCGGCCGCAGCTGCCCTGAACTCCTCTGCGccgggggtttggggaggggctCCACCGGCGCCTTAAAAAAGGCACGGGAGGAGGTGGAAGGGCAGGGGAAAACAGCTGGCACCGGCCCAGCGGGGAAACCGGGCGCGGGGGGAGCGCCCGCTTTTCCAGCGAGTCccagcagcccttcccagctcGTCGTGCGAGCGGGGCTGCACGAAGGGAGTTCAGCTCCCGATTCAAAATAGAACAGTAAATAAACTCCGCTTAGTGCCTGTTGCTGGAGTGTTTACAAAGCGCTGTTGCTACAAACAAGGCTGTGCTCGATTCCAGGTGACCATGGCAGAccgagctgctgctgaaagagcCTGCAAAGACCCAAACCCCATCATTGACGGCAGGAAAGCAAATGTGAACCTGGCGTATTTGGGAGCAAAACCAAGGAGTATTCAAACTGGTGAGGCATCCAGGAGATCCCATCTCTCTGTATTAGAATAACTTGTAAGGCGAGGAAACAAGTTCCTCGGGCTGGAATCATCTGATCTGACGATGCACATGTATCTGTCCCCCATAGTTCTGATTGTTGGCTGAGGACGCTGCCTAGTCCAGTTACCTCTCTGCTGTATCTCCTtactcagccctgctgcactAATGTTACTCACCAAAGTTCATATAACCGTGttaaagctgttttcttccaCAGCTGATCTGTTTGCCCGTTAACCTCTTTGTTGCATGCGAATTAACAGTAAGATCCACTTTGTCATTTCTCCCTTTGGTTTAATGACCACAGTACACCAGTGTGTAAAATAAGGCTTTATACCCCATTGTCTGTTCAATAACAGCACGTTCACACTGGGCTTTCATCATGAATTCCCATCTGCTCCTCGTGCATATCACATATGCAtgttaaatttaaattctttctaaATGGGGCTCTGAATTTGCTCACATGCATAGCAGTTCAAATGCAAAGACGTGTGGTGTAATACTGCCTGTGTGTTACGAGTTGAATGGTACAATGGATGccattcattaatatttctttttttttctgaaccttttttttttcaggttttaccATAGGTGTGCAGCAGCTACATCCAGCCTTCATTCAGAGACCCTTTGGGTAAGTGGAAATGTTTCCTAACGGTCTGTTCGAAATCAGATTCGCAAATCAACTTCctcattatttaaaatgtgtgaaaaacCCTTCGTCGTCAAGAGTGGACAGTTTCAACAGCTGTTGTTAATGGTCAGAGCACTTTATTTCTGGTGGAGATTTCAGAAGTTTTGTGCATTTGTCAGCTTTAATGTAATTCCCAAAGATCCTTCTTTATCCTCAGTAAATCTTAGTCATAATAAACCCAGTGCATTGCTCGCTGCTTTGCCAACTTCAAGAATTCACAGGAAttcaaataaatggaaaatagttTCTCTATTATAGTACTTAAGGTGTCAAAACAATTAAGCAAATTCTGTTCTCATGTTTCTCAAATAAGatcctctgcttcctctgtgCCGTTTCCCACGTAATAACTCTTAGGATATAGTTTTATCCTAGAAAACAAATTGCATTGGAAACAAAGTCTGTTACTTAATGAAAGTAACATTAGGTCAAAAATTGATTTTGGACAGATGTTATACAAGGCTTGAATAGTCTGCAAAAGTGGGCTTTTGTCTGCTGTTTTCAATAGCTTATACCATCCCTACTCGGTTAGAAAAGTCCTCTTTTTATACATCTAATAGGATCTGGCAGCTGCTCGGCAAAAGACAAGTGTGCTTCACGAGAACAATAGTGACTGTCATACTGCCCTCATTTAACTGTTTAATGATTGATGCAGCTCTTTTTTTGCACCATTTCAGAAAGTGAATATTGATAAggttttttattactattttctAAGAGCATTAAGAAAGTAGgtgcattttttaaagcttttgagCACTGCCCTGGTGTGGTTTTTGTGTGACTCTAATATAAATAGATGGGATTTTGGCCTTTGTCAACAGCAATacttcatcccttccctgctctccactcattttttggggggtttgttttgtttcttttttttttgtttcttttttttttttaaggaaaaaaacccttctaaCAATAAAACTTTCGTTCCTCTGCCCTTATGGCCGCAGTTGCCAACTGCCTGGATAACCTCATTCCGATGAGTTTATGGATGTTAGAGGCTGTGTTGCCACAATAGTGCACACCCGGTGTACGTGTGCTGTGTATGGTTCAAACACGCCGCTTTTCTCCAGCGGTTATGGCTCTGCTGGAAAGCCTGGAGGAACATCTGCCATAAATGAAGAGTCTCCCCTTTTTTAGGGCAAGAACCACATTAGCTTGCATAGACCCAATGCTGCTTTTTTAATAGCTCTCCTTGGAGGGGAGCTGCAAGAGCTTTCACAGCCCCCAAAGCGGCAGCAGCACCTTTGAGATGCAGAACCCAGAGACTTCTGCATGGGAGTGCAGGAGAGAGGTTGCCAATAAAAGCAGCCTCTGGCAAGTCCTGCCACGCATGGGAACAGAGGAGAGCAAAATGGTGAAGCCCGTTAGAACTCCTCTTGTTGGCAGGAGCACCTTGCAGATTATCTGCAGTTTTCTGGGTGCCCTTCCTACCCTGCAGCCGCAGctcttgaaaacattttttttttttcccaacagttTGCTTTTGGTTTCACATCCAGAGGAGTGTGGGATCGACTGATTACACGTTCCTTGTGATGTAGACAGTTCCTGTTGCAGTTCTTCAGCATTGGTTTCATCATtaagccagcagagctgcagttaGCACATACAGTGGAGAacattataaattatttatcaGTTGCCAAGAGACAGGAACCAGGAGAATggagggctggaggcaggggaTTATATATCATTATTTGCAAGCATCAGTAAACAAGAATTTCATTGAATGCAGGCATTGCTGCAGCGGAATCACTGGAAATGTGGGTTTTAGAGAATGTGTTTACCTGAGCACCACGTCTACCTGAGCACCACaactggagctgctctgtggcttcTGAGCAGAGCCTCAGGTGCTCAGAcgagcagcagagctcagctgccagctccctctTTGTCTCTTCATAAGACCAACAAAATTAAGAGCCTGCCAGGCTCCACTCTTGCATTCCTTTGAACCCACAGTTTCCTTGGCCCTCAGTGGGATATGAGAGCAGATGAGGAGTTTATCAGGgtctgtcactgtcactgatGTCTGTCTGCACCACGCCAAGTGGATCCTGACCTTTCCCAAAGGAAGCTCAGTGGCTCGGCTGCTTTGCCCCTGCTGTGAGATGTTGCCTGGCTCTCCCTCCTGCAGTTCCTGTCTCTGCAAAGTGTTTGTGCCCAGGGGTTGGCATTGTGGTTTCCAAAAGACGATTGTCACGGGGCGCAGGGTGTTTGGTGAGCGAGCTgggcctggcagggcaggaatgAATGAACAACCGTTAACTCCTGGGCAGTTAACGAAGAGAGAGCAGCCGGTCGTGTCCCAGCTCTCAAGCCACAAAACGCAGGTTCTGGTGAAACCTGAAATGAATGGAAACTATGAAAATTACCCAAACACCAGAGAGGATTATTTATAAACTGAAggcttccccccaccccccccccccagccccagacaCCTAAATGCAGCTGTAAATATTGCCAGGGCTATGCGGAACAGAAAGAGAAACCACGAGGagcctctctccttcctcctgctgtcctggcaggggAGGCACTTGCACAGCAGACAGCATGGGGTCAGTAGTAAATCCTGTTTGGAAAAGAAGTTTCTGGCTTGTTGTAACCAGAGATCTTAACAGTAATGCAAGGCAAAGGACGTGTGTGTGTCGGGGTGACTTGGAGATCCGGCTGCTGAGTTTAGGGAAGCAGCATTGGGcctggggctcagcctggagcttGCAGACTGTGCTATGCTTGGAGGCACCTGGCAGTGCCAGTGTGTCCCTGCGGCTTCCCTACCTCATGTGATCAGCTGatgtggcagagctgctcagtcCCACCTTGTGGTTCCCTCCTCTGGGActctggtgctgcaggcaggtTTGAGTCTGTGCAGGGAACGGGGATTCCTTGGTTCTCCTCTTTGCTTGCTGCTCTGGACACGGGCAGCATATGGCAGATGCattcctgtggctgtgcctcAGCGGAGGAGCTATCTGTGTGGGAGATCTACCAGTGACTAAGTGACTGGAGCTCTTGCAAACATAAAGCTGTCTCTTGTGGCAGGATCCAGCTCTTTCCATTGCTGCACGTTGGATGTCGTTGCTCCAGAGACCCCATCCATGTGTAGTTACTTGTTTTGGTGGCCCACATTTGCTCTCCGGCAACGtcagaaagagttaaatctctTTGAGTTTAAAATTTCATGCGTTGATGCTGCTGCAGTTAGGAAGTGAAGAAAGTCTCTCTTTGTGTCAGCCCAGCCTCCCTCGCAGCTGTTTATCCTTAAAATTTCTCTAttgggttaaaaataaaaggcaacaAACTTTCATCTTTTCTGTGGTTATGCTTATGAAAGGGCAcgtgctgtgcccagcctctGTCAGCTGGCATCCCCCTGCCCCACCTTCCCACTGCCCACTCTCCcggagctggaggctgcaggatCCCATCCCGCCCTGCCAGGCTCGTGTGGATGGAGCACCCAGCACCTGGTGTTACCCTGTGCCAGGAACATGAAAGCctgggggggaaagggggcatTCCCTAAGAAATGTCCAAATCCATTTTCCAAACGGCTTCAGCTGCTGGTTCTCATGCGTGGTGACTGCTGTTCAGACCAGATGCTTGCCAGTTGGAGAGAAATCCCTTTcttattcttttattattttgtgttttttaagcATAGACATGTATTTATAAGCAGATCGGACTGCTTTGAGAATTTTCTTGAACATCTACTTCAAGATGGCAAATGCTGGTGTCAGACCCAAGGGTTTGGTGTGCctgtttttgggtttggggcaCAGTTTGCTCATGTTCTGCCTGTAAAACAGTACAAAAGCGTGGTCTGATAGAGTGACCTCACACTTGGCTGTGTGAATGATGTGCTGAGCTCAGACCTGTTGCGAGGAGAGGCTCTGGGTGAAGGATCTGAGCCATTCCTGGGCAGTCAGGAATGCCAGGCCTGTGTGTGATGGAGAGACAGCCTGAGCTGGCTCTAGCTTTGTCTTTACAGCACGTGGCTTGAGCGGTGCCATCTTCTGTGTGTGATTCCATTGCCTCTGGTGGATTTCCTCTTTATCCTCCCCTGGATAAGAGCAGCCTCCTCAGCCGCAGAGACCTGAGTCCTTTCCTGTTGGTACAGGAGCTGGGGCATGGCAGATCCCAAATTCACCTGTGTTTGGCTGGTGCCGCAGAGTCCCAATGTGGCAGATTGATGCACACGTCTGAAtttccagagcagcccagcttGTGCTTGATCTCATGTTTCCTTTGAGCAGCTGTTGGTATATGGGCCCCAACTCGTAGTATTAAGCACATGCCCAGTAATTTGAATGATGAATGCAGCCCTGGGCATCCTGCCCCGGCGCTGAGGGCACCAGCCAGGGAACCAGACAGTTGTTGTGCTGATAATTTGGTAGCAAGGACACCGGGTCATTTCTAAATACAACTTTTATGAAGAACTTGTTCCCCACGGATGGGAGCAAACTACATACCAGAGCTAAATATACTCCATGATCACAAAAGATGAAAAGTCCTGGACCTCGCAGTTAAGACTCAGTCTCCTGTTTCTCAGTCTCCAAGTGCTGTAAACAGGGTTGTGCTGTCCCCTGCAACTTCCCTGTCACCAGCTTTGAGCATTTCAGCTCTCCTGTGTCAGAGTTGAGCTGCTCTGGCcaaagcagcagaggctgggaaagCCACGCTGGATCCAGGCATCCCCCGTGATTCCAGCTTGCAGGAAGGTGTGGAGGGATTAGATTGAGATATCTTAAATGTTCTACTACCACAAAGTTAACAGCTGGTAGCAGGGATCACAAGCTCTTAAAATGGGATTTCTTTCTTGACTGAGAAATTAACTTAATTACTTGTTTTATCAAAAAGAGGTATTTCATTGCTCCTTCCGTAGCTGAAGCATTCTACTTCAAAATGCTTCATCTCTGCAAAAAGGAGTTTTGATAATTCACATGAGTGGATGGTTTTAATTAAAGGTCAGAGGAAGGGATCATGTGTAAAGAAAGACTGTTAAAAATGGAAGCAGTTGAAAGGAGTCACTAATGTGTACTATTCCAAAACTTGTCAGGTACTTCAGAAGACTTTAGAGATGTATCTGCCATTGATTTTCTCTAAATTGCAGAAGAGAATTGGAGAGCTCAGTCAAAGGCAGAATTCTGGGGTGTACTGGATTAATCTGTTGGAGACCCTGGTTTTCCCTACCATGCTACCAGGTTCCTCACAAGGATGTTGAAGGACTCGGGTTCCTGTCATGCACTGGTGTGAAACAGGCCCTGTTTTTTCTGTCAGTTAAATTCTGGTTTGGCTGTGCTGATAACTGGAAAGGGGAGgggtttttccttctctggagagCTGACTAGTTGCGGATAAACTTCCATGTGGCTTTTTCCTTGGTGCCAGATGGCTCTTGTTTCAGGCAGATGTTATCTCCTGCTACCTGAGTGTTTTTCAGCCTGCTTCTCtccaaaactatttttattctgGCCCAGCATGCCTTTGTTTGGGAtcatagggttttttttttccttcttcctttgggTGTGGGGGAAGCGAGATGCAGAGGATAAAGCTATTGAGCCAGGCTGTAACTCATGGTGGAGCTCAGCATGATGATCTCAGACTCTTGGTTGAGCTGAGAAAAAGGATTAGATCTTTGTGAGATGTACTCCCATCTTTGGttctgcagccttttttttttttttttttttttttttccttctttctgttttttttctcactgactGCAGTCTGGGACAGTTTGTTGTGGCACATCATGCCTTGGTGATTGGCGTGGTGacatctgctcccagcagggaagcagggaaCTCAGTCCTGTACCTATTTGCACAGGCTGCTGTGTAAATCTTctcagagggacaggggacgATGAGGAGAAGACAGAGAGGCAAATTACTTACAAGAAGAGCAAAAATTGTGTTGATTGCTTTgctattttgtgtttgtgtcGTATTGCAGCAGGTGATGATAAATCCCCTGGAGCTACAGAGTTCATCCTTGTGTGACTTTGAGCTGGCTGGGATAGCTGGCTGATGAGGCAGAAGCTGTTGACATTTCAGTGCACGTTTAAATCAGCTTTAGCAGGGACATTTCAGGAGTTGGAGGTTTTGTCATGTTGTGGTTGAAGCCCGGCCCTGTCAGTGAATGATGAGGGATCGTGGGGTGATCAGGGCACAACCAATGTCCTGATCTGCACCCAAGTGTTAGTGGCTAAACTGTGATCCTCCCGTGGAGTGAGAGTCCTGCTGGGTAGGCAGGAGCCCCCAGCcatcctccagcctcctcctcctgtctGGACTGAGAACAGCACCTGAATTTCTCACATTTCCACAGCCTGTCATCGTGGCTGGGGCCCGTATGATACCTGTGGCCAACCCTGCCTGCACTCCACACACGTTTACTGAGTGTCTCCTCGAGGTGAGTGCTTGCTGGCTTGGGAGTGTCCCTCAGGAACGATTCCTTGGAGTGTGAATTACACCACGATGTGTGCCTgcatctccagctctgccatggtGCCGTGGCACTGCCAGTGCAAGTGCAGGCTGTGCTTCTCAGAGCAGCTTTAAACTCAGGAGCCTGTTTCAAAAATCCACCTTTGGATCTGCCGTGCAGGCAGTGGCTGGAGGTGCCACAACACcaggggctgtgctcagctggttCTGCTGCACCCCCGGCACCTCCTGCCATCACGTGCTGTGGCGGtgtgggtgtccctgtggcAGCCAATGGGTCAGCACTAGTGGAAATGGAGGCCAAATTCCTGGGGTCAAATGCCAGAATTTGTGCCTTCACTGGCAGACACAAAGGgctctgtttcttttattcttcaAGGAATAAAAAGGCTGGTCGTGGTGGTGGCGTTTGTGTGCTGATCTCTGTGAGGCTGCCAA includes:
- the RBM38 gene encoding RNA-binding protein 38, translating into MHTVQKDTTFTKIFVGGLPYHTTDSSLRKYFEVFGDIEEAVVITDRQTGKSRGYGFVTMADRAAAERACKDPNPIIDGRKANVNLAYLGAKPRSIQTGFTIGVQQLHPAFIQRPFGLTPHYVYPQAIIQPSVVIPTPVQSITSPYIDYTAASQAYSQYTTAAYDQYPYAASPAAGFVGYGYTGTVQPPITASNPAAPATAFVQYQPQQLQPDRMQ